The following nucleotide sequence is from Acidobacteriota bacterium.
TTCATAATAGGTATTTTCATACGCTGAAATCGATTGAGGAGACCGTCGAGGATCTGTTCGAATCCTGGCGAGATGGTAGTGCTAATCTCAGGAGATTATGCGCAATTATATAAGTCGCCGAGTATAAATACAATCTGTTGGGATTTGGGAAAAGCAGTAATTCAACTAAACAAACGACAGGAGGAATGAATTCCACTGGTGGGAGTTATTCAGGGGGCACGGGAGGCTGGACTGGGGGAAGGCTTTCTGGCACCTCTGTTACAACAGGCAATGGCAATATAGTAAACGGAGGAGGAATAGCAACAAGCAATAACTCAAGCACAGTACCCGCAGGTACAACACCGCCTCCAGTGGTAGTCCCAAAACCTCCCAAACAATACCTTGATGTTTCCGGTTATGCCCGCAAGGAATTCAGAAAAGGATATAAGTACATTCTCGCTCCTGACTTCTTGGATAAACGTATAGCATCAAAGATTGAAATGATGATTAAGTATGAAATTGCTGATCTTCAGAATAACCGTTATGGTTATCGCACAAAAAAAGAAAAGCGAAAAGCCATGGAAAGAAGGGCCGAAGACGTATCTTGTGCGATGGGGCAGTTGTATTCTCAACTGGTCTCGGCTCTAAGCAAGCATGCGGTCCTGATCCGGGACCTTTCCCTGCTCCCGGCCGGGGCGACGGGCGGGGTCGGCTCCACCGGCGTCTATGCCGGCGGGCGGTGAGGGGCATCATGGACACGAAACATCAAACCCGAAGGATGATCCGTAACTCTGGTGAGAACCACCCCTCCCGGCGGGATCCGCTCCGGTGGTCGGCGTGCGTCCTGGCACTCTGTGCCCTGCTGGCCCTTGCCGCTGCTCCGTTGCCGGCCCAGGGCGACGCTCGTCGGGGGCGTTGGAAATCTCCTGTCACCCAGAGGGAACAGGACCTGCGCGGAACAGCTTTGTTTTCCAGCGACGGGTCCAGCCTTGCGCCATTTTCCTGTCATTACGGCACCCCCTCCCCCACGGTGGACGCCGCCGAAGGCAATCCGGCACCTTCCCTCCGGTTCACCACCACCACGTTCTACAACTACAGCTTCGCGCCTTACACCCTCCCTCACCTGAACACCGGGGAACGGTTTCGGGGCAGAATGGACTTCAAGTTCTACGGTTCCACGGGATGCGTCTTCCTCTGCCCCGGCACCTCGATCAGCGCTTCCTGCAACTACAGCCCGGTCACGGGCCCGGCTGGTGGGAAGTACCCTTTCGCGACCCCCTATTACGATGTCGCATCCGGAATCCTCAGCTGCGCTTACAAGGACGCGTCCCTGACGCTCCAGTCTCTCCAGGCGACGCTCAGTCTCACGCCCGGGACCTGGCATGCGTCGGAGTACCGACAGATTCCAAACCCTTCGGGCGGCTACGATTTCGAGGTGTGGATCGACGGCTCCCCGGTCCTCTCCGGCCGGTCTTACGAATCGGTCCTCACCGATGAACCCTTGGGTGTGGGCATCGGGGCGGCCTGTTCCGGTTCAGCCTCCAATGTCTTCTACGATAACCTTCTTGTCACCCTGGACAATCCGCCGTCCATTCAAACCCATCCGCAGAGTCAACCCATCGGAACCGGCCAGACGGCATCCCTCTCCGTCAGTGCATCCGGAACTGCCCCCCTTCATTACGCATGGTATCAGGGAGCGAGCGGGGACACCTCGACGCCGGCTCCCGGTGGCGGCGATGCGAGTTCCTACACGACGCCCGTGTTGACTTCCAGCCAGTCTTACTGGGTCCGCGTGAGCAATGAAGACGGGGTGGCCGATTCCAACACCGCGGTGGTGACGGTCAACCAACCTCCGGTGATTCCGCCCGGCCAACCCGAGGACAAGGTGGCGGCGGTGGGGCAGACGGCTACCCTATGCGTGACGGCGTCCGGCGAAGGGCCGCTGCACTACCAGTGGTACCAGGGGGCGTCCGGCAGCACCACCACGCCGGTGGGGACGGACGCGGCCTGCTTCACCACCCCCCCGCTGGGGCCGGGGACGGTGAACTACTGGGTCCGGGTGAGCAACGCCTTCGGGCACGCCGACAGCCGGACGGCGCGGGTGTCGGCGGGGGCGGCCTCCATGACCTGCACCTACGACGCCCTCAACCGCCTGACGGGGGTCACCTACAGCGACGGCACCGTCGTCACCTACGCCTACGACGCGGCCGGGAACATGACCCGGGCGAAGATCGACCCCGCGCCCCGGCCGAAGATCACCGGGCCCGCGGACGTGTGCGCCGGCGGCTCGGTGACCCTGGACGCCGGGGCGGGCTTTGCCTCGTACCTCTGGTCCACGGGCGCCGCCACGCAGTCCGTCACGGTCAGCCCGGCGGCGACCGCTTACTACACGGTGAGCGTGACGGACGGCACCGGACGGGCGGGGACCTCCCCGGCCCACACCGTGACCGTCAACCCGCTCCCGACCCCGGCTGTCACCGGCCCGGCCGCGGTGTGCGCCGGCGGGTCCGCGACCCTGGACGCCGGGGCGGGGTATGCGTCTTACGCCTGGTCCACGGGGGCGACCACGCAGACCGTCCAGGTGAGTCCGGCGACCACCACGGACTACACCGTGACGGTGACCAGCGACAAGGGGTGCACGGGGACCTCCCCCCTTCACACCGTGACGGTGAACCCGCTCCCCGCCCTGCTCATCTCGGGCCCGACGGCGGTGTGCGCCGGCGCCTCGGCCACCCTGGACGCGGGCGAGGGCTACGCCGCCTACGCCTGGTCCACGGGGGCCGCAACCCGCACGATTTCCGTGAGCCCGGCCGCCCCGGCCGGCTACACGGTGACGGTGACCACCGCCGCCGGGTGCACCGGGACCTCCCCGATCCACGTGGTGACGGTGAACCCGCTGCCCGCCCCGGTGATCACGGGCCCGGCCGCCACTTGCGCGGGCGCCCCGGTGACCCTCGATGCCGGCGCGGGCTACGCGTCCTACGCCTGGTCGACGGGCGCGACCACGCGGACCGTAACGGTTTCACCCTCCGCGACCACCGGCTACACCGTCACCGTGACCAACGGGTCCGGGTGCGTCGGGGCCTCCCCCGTCCACACCGTGACGGTGAACCCGGCGCCCGCCCCGGTGATCAGCGGCCCGACCTCGGTCTGCGCCGGGAGTTCCGTCACCCTGGACACCGGGGCGGGCTTCGCGTCCTATGCCTGGTCCACGGGGGCGACCACGCAGACCATCACCGTGAGCCCGACGACGCTGACGAGTTACACGGTCACCGTGACCAACGCCGACGGCTGCCCCGGCACCTCGCCGGAGCACCCCGTCACGGTGGACGCCCTGACCGCCCTGAGCGTCGAACCGCGCTGCCAGACCCTCGACACCGGCCAGACCGTCACCTTCACGGCGGGCGCCGCGGGGGCCGGGTTGCATTACCAGTGGTACCAGGGGGAGACCGGGGACACCGCCACGCCCGTGGGGACCGATTCCCCCGCCTGGACCACCCCGGCGCTGAGCCAGTCCACGCCGTACTGGCTGCGCGTCAGCGGCTCCTGCGGGACGGCGGATTCCCACACCTGCTGGGCGACGATCCGGCAGTCCGCCTCCACCGCCCCCTTCGACTTCAACGGGGACGGCAACAGCGACATCCTCTGGCAAGCCGACGCCGACGGCACCGTCTCCGCCTGGTACCTCGACGCCGCGGGGCTCGCGGGTACCGGCACCTTGGGCGCCATCGCCGACCCGAGCTGGCAGGTGGCCGGTGTGAGCGACTTCAACGGCGACGGCGTTTCCGACGTGCTCTGGCGGAAGACCGACACCGGCGACCTGGCCGTCTGGCTGGTGGACGGGACCGGCGGCGGCGTCCTGCGCGGCTACTCCCTGGGCAACGTGGACCCCTCCTGGAAGATCGTGGGGGTGGGCGACGCCGACCTGGACGGCCGGGCCGACATCTTCTGGCGCAACGACGCCTCGGGGATCATGTCGGTGTGGTTCACCTGCGAGGGCGCCTCCCGGGTGCCGGGCTTCGTCGGCGGCATCGGCAACCTCGACTGGCGCGTCCTGGGCGTGGACGACTTCAACGGCGACGGCAAGGCCGACATCTTCTGGCGGCACCTGCTCACCGGCGACATGTCGGTCTGGTTCGTGACGGAGACCGGTTACGCCGGGAACATGTCCCCCGGCTCCGTGGACCCGTCGTGGAAGATCGTCGGCTTCGGCGATGCCGACCTGGACGGCCGCGCGGACATCTTCTGGCGCCACAACGCCTCGGGGACGATGTCCCTGTGGTTCATCGACGAGACGGGCCTGAAGGGGACCGCCTTCGTCGGCGGCATCAGCGACCTGGACTGGGTGGTGAAGGGGATCGGCGACTTCGGCGGCGACGGCAAGGCCGACATCCTCTGGCGCTACATGCTGACCGGGGACCTCTCGGTGTGGTTCGTCACCGAGGCCGGCTACGTCGGCAACATGTCCCCCGGCGCCGTGGGCCTGGGCTGGAAGACCCTCAACCTCGTCAACTTCAACCGCGAGGGCGACGGCGCCCCCTCGAAGCCGGCGGAGGTTGAGCCGCAACCGGAACCGGAGGCGCCGATCCGGTAGAGTGCCGTCTCCATCAGCGACCGCGGGGAACGCGCAGACGCGGGGCGAAAGATCCCCCTCCCGCCGGCGGGGCTGACCCCGCTTCAGGGCCCTCGTGAAAAGCCAGGCGCCCGGGGGAGGGGAGGAAGCGGCGCTGGTCTCGGGTGGGTGGGGGGGGGAGTCTCCCCGCTTCCCGTCGCGTTCTTTCCCGAGAGTTGCCCTCGCCCCTCCGGGCAACCCGGGAAGTCGGGCTAGAACGGGACGTCGTCGTCGGCCACCAGCAGGTCGGGGGAGGGGGTGATCACGGGGGGGACGCCGCTTGCCGGGAAAGGCTCCCGGCGGACCGTGCCGTCCTTGCCTTTGAGCAGGATCTCCACCTTCTGCTCCGCCTCTTCGAGTTTTTTCCGGCAGAAGGCGGCCTCGGCCATCCCCTCCTCGAAGACCTTCAGGGATTCCTCCAGCGGCAGGTCCCCCGCCTCGAGCTGCCTGACCCGGGTTTCCAGGCTCGCCAGGGCGCTCTCGAAGTCCTTGGGCTGTTCTTTTTCTTTTTTCATGCTCTCTCTCCGAACGCAGCATTCATGTTATCCTCGGCATCCTTCCCCGCCGCCCCTGCGACCGTCGATATCGGTATCGGCATCGGCATCGGTATCGGTATCGGTATCGCAATCGCTATCGGTGTCGCAATCGCAATCGGAATCGGTATCGGTATCGCAATCGGTATCGCCGTCGCTGTCCGCGTCATCCTCGCCGCCGGTATGGCCCTGGCACTCAGGAACGCCATTGCCGTCGGTATCCCCATCCCCATCGCCATCTCCCTCGGCATCGCCCTCGCCATCGGGATCACCCCCCGGGCGGAAGGTTGCCCCGGGGCCTGCGTGGCCGGGGGGGCGGGAACGAACCTACAAGGCGTTGACGGGTTCGAAAGCGAAAGGGGGGGCGATGGCGGGGGCGGGGGCGATGGGGGTAGCAGCGATTGCGATTGCGATGGCGATTGCGATATCGATGGCGACAGCGATACCGATGGCGATAGCGATTGCGATACCGATACCGATACCGATACCGATAGGTTCGTCAAAAGCCCTCCGAGGGGGTTGATTCATTCACAACGCAGCCGAGACGGCCTTCCCCCAGGAGGACGCCGACCCGGGCGCCGGCGGGCGCCTGCCGCCACGACCGCACCGATTTCCCCTCCGCGTCGAGGCAGATGGCGTAGCCCCGGCCCAGGACGGCGCGGGGGTCCATCGCCGCGCTTCTCGCCACGGCCGCGCCCAGGGCGGCGGCGCGCTCGTCCAGGCGGCGGCGGACGGCGCTCCCCAGGCGTTCGCGGAGGTTTTCCAGCCGGAGGCGGTCCGCTTCCAGGCGACGGACGGGGTTGAGGGCGCCCAGACGGTGGGCGGCTTCCAGGACCCGCCGCCCGTGGGCGTCAACCCGGCGACGGACGTGCAGGGGAAGCCGGCCCGCCAGGTCGTCCACCCACTGGGAAAGGGCCTGCAGCCGGTGGGGGAACCCGACGAAGCCGGGGCTGCGGGCGAGCATCTCGAAGCCGTGCCGCTGCCGGGCCAGGCCTTGCCGAAGCGCGGCGGCCAGGGCCTGGCGGAAGCCCTCCACCCGGTGGCGCAGCTCCTCCGCGGCGCCGGCCACCATCTCCGCGGCGGCGGACGGGGTGGGCGCGCGAAGGTCCGCCACGAAATCGCAGATGGTGAAGTCGATCTCGTGCCCCACCGCGGAGATGACCGGGATGGCGCTGGCGAAGACGGCCCGGGCCACGGTCTCCTCGTTGAAGGGCCAGAGGTCCTCCAGGCTGCCCCCGCCGCGCCCGACGATGAGCACGTCCACGCCGCCGGCGCGGTTGAAGTGGGCGATCCCCTCGGCGATGTCCCCGGCGGCGCCCTCCCCCTGGACCTTGGCGGGCCAGACGACCACGTCGACGGTGCTGTTGCGCCGATGGAGGATCTGGAGGATGTCCCGGACGGCCGCGCCGGTGGGGGAGGTCACCACCCCCACGCGGGCGGGGAGCAGGGGGAGGGGCTTCTTGCGGGCCGGATCGAAAAGGCCCTCACGCTGGAGTTTCTCCTTCAGTCGTTCGAAGGCCGCCATCAGCCGGCCAAGGCCCGACTCGACCATCTCCTCCACGATGAGCTGGTACTCGCCCCGGGGTTCGTAGACGGAGACCCGGCCGCCGGCCACCACCTCCATCCCGTCGCGGGGGCGCATGGGGAGGTTCCGCTGGCTGCCCCGGAAGCAGACGGCTCGGACCTGCGAGCGGGCGTCCTTGAGGGTGAAGTAGAAGTGCCCGGACGACGGCGCCGTGAAATTGGAGATCTCCCCCCGGATGCGGACCCGGTGGAAGCCGTCCTCCAGGACGGCGCGGATCCGCCCGGTCAGTTCCGAGACCGACAGGACGCCTTCGACGTCATCGAGGAGGGGAAGGGGGGGCGGCACCAGGTTCTCCACCGTTCACTTGGGCGCCCGGTAGCCCTCGCGGCAGACCGCCTTGAGCTTGTCGGGCTTCCCGTCGTTGTCGATGTCGGCCGCCACCTCCACCCGGATCTTGTGAAATTTCCCGTCGGCCTTCACCCCGGTCGGCTGGAAGGCGAGGGTGTACTGGTGGCGGATCAGCAGGTTGATGATCCGGAAGATGGAGGGGTACTCCGTGACGAACTTGGGCATGAAGGCCTCCCCGCCGGTCTTCCGGGCGAAGGACTTCAGCCGGAGGTCCGCCATGTTCAGTTCCGCCCGGAACTCGTCGGAGTAGCGCATGTCGTTGACCGCCCGGGTCAGCTGGCCCATGGAGAGGGCGTAGATCACGGTGTCGGCGGCGGCGGCCCGCTCGAGCGCCTGGTTGTAGGTGGCGCGGCTGAAGGTGTCGAGACCGGTGGAGAGGAGGACCACGGCCTTCTTCCCCTGGACCTCCTTCATGCGGTCCAGGACGAAGATCACGGCGTCGGAGAGGCAGCTGTCGCGAAACCCCTTGAAGAAAATGCGGCTTCGGGCTTCCTTGACCACCTCGTTCTTGTCCTGGGTGAAGTCGACGGCGATGCGGGGCCGGTTGTCGAAGGTGACGAGGGCGCAGAAGTCGTCGGGGCGGAGGAAGCGCGCGAAATCGTCCACCGCGTCCCAGAAATCGGTTTCCAGGCTGGTGATGATGCGGCTGGATTCCATCAGGAGGACCACGCTCACCGCCGACTTGTCCGGGAAGAAGTTGGTGATCTCCTGCTCGACCCCCTCGTCGAAGAGCTTGAAATGCTCCCGGGAAAGCCCGGTGATGAGGTTCCCCTTCGGGTCGGTGACCACCACGTTCACCGACACCGCGGGGATCTCCACCGTGACCGTGGTGCCGGGGGCCGCCCTGGGGGTCTCCCCCTTGGCCGGCTTCTGCGGGGGGGCGAAGCTGCACAGGGCAGCGAGGGCAAGCGCCAGGGCCCCGATCCTACTGCGCATTGAAGTCCTCCAGGTCTTTCATGGAATGGGCGTCGCTCCCCCGGGTTTCCTCGAGGCCGCGCGCCAGGGCGATCTCGCGGATGCGATCCACCATCCGCCGCTCGGAGTCGAGGTCCGGGAAGTGGGGGGACGTGAACCGGTAGCGGTACTCGGTCTCGACCCCGGTGAGGCCGGCAGGGACGAGGCGGTCCAGGATCGTCTCGAGGGCGAGGCCGTGCTGGAGCATGTAGTATCCCGGGTGGGCCAGGACGGCCTTCCCGCCCGCGTCGATGACCCAGCGGATCACCGCCTCCACGGGGAACTTCGGCACCTGGACACTCGCGTGCACGGTGTCGCGGAACCAGGCGGAGGCCGCCTTGTAGTCGGCGAAGCGCTTGCGGGCCAGCAGGAGGCGGAGGATGTGAGGCTTCATGTAGGTCCGTCGCTGGGGGGTGAAGATGTCGTCCTCACGGAGGAAGGGGGGGCCGAGCGCCGCGTTCACCTGGAGGAGCTGTTCGCGGATCCGGGCTTCGCGTCTCACCCGGATCTCCTCCAGGCGCTGGTTCATGGCGGGGTCCGCCGGGTCCAGGCCGTACCCCAGGAGGTGAACCTCGACGTCGTCGAAGAGGCTGTCCAGTTCGATCCCGGGGACGAGTTCGATCCCCCGGGACGCGGCCTCCGCCACCAGGTCGCAACCGTAGACGGAGTAGACGCCCAGCGTGTCGTGGTCGGTGATGGAGATCCGCTCCAGGCCGAGGCGTTCGGCGGCCTCGAGGATCTCGCCGGGGTTGAGGTACCCGTCGGAGACGACGGTGTGGATGTGCAGGTCGCAGCGCATGAATATTCCCTCCGGAAGCGGGACGGCTCAGGGCTCTTCGTCGGCGCAAAATCCCTCAAACAACCGGATTATAGCCCAGGTCGGACGCGGGCGAAAGGGGAAAACCGGCCGGGGCGGGTGAACGAAACAGAAATTAATTCATCTAAAGTAAAAGGGGCGTACAATGAGAGTATGAACCCCGAGACCCGGCACGCGCCACGTGAGCCGGGACCGCCACACTACCCCGGGAGGTCAAAATCATGTATCCAGGCAAACGTTTTCTGATGTTCGTTCTCTTCTCGGCGGGGCTCCTCGCGGCATGCGGCCTGGCGGCCGCACGGCCCGAGCCCCCGACCGACAAGTCCAAAACGGTCGACCCGAAGACCCGGGAGGCCCAGAAACAGCAGTCGTCCTCGAAGCCGTCGCCGGACCAGCCGCAATCGGCCGGCAGCAAACCGTCGCCGGACTCCAGGTCCCAAGGGTATCAGCCTCCGCCGGACGGCAAATCCCGCGGCCAGCAGCCGCCGTCGTCCCGCTACCAACCCCAGGGCAACCCGCCGCCCCCGCCCCCGTCTTCCCCGCCCCGCACCTACACGCCGCCGCCGGACAGCAAATCCC
It contains:
- the xseB gene encoding exodeoxyribonuclease VII small subunit — translated: MKKEKEQPKDFESALASLETRVRQLEAGDLPLEESLKVFEEGMAEAAFCRKKLEEAEQKVEILLKGKDGTVRREPFPASGVPPVITPSPDLLVADDDVPF
- a CDS encoding exodeoxyribonuclease VII large subunit, with translation MPPPLPLLDDVEGVLSVSELTGRIRAVLEDGFHRVRIRGEISNFTAPSSGHFYFTLKDARSQVRAVCFRGSQRNLPMRPRDGMEVVAGGRVSVYEPRGEYQLIVEEMVESGLGRLMAAFERLKEKLQREGLFDPARKKPLPLLPARVGVVTSPTGAAVRDILQILHRRNSTVDVVVWPAKVQGEGAAGDIAEGIAHFNRAGGVDVLIVGRGGGSLEDLWPFNEETVARAVFASAIPVISAVGHEIDFTICDFVADLRAPTPSAAAEMVAGAAEELRHRVEGFRQALAAALRQGLARQRHGFEMLARSPGFVGFPHRLQALSQWVDDLAGRLPLHVRRRVDAHGRRVLEAAHRLGALNPVRRLEADRLRLENLRERLGSAVRRRLDERAAALGAAVARSAAMDPRAVLGRGYAICLDAEGKSVRSWRQAPAGARVGVLLGEGRLGCVVNESTPSEGF
- a CDS encoding VWA domain-containing protein is translated as MRSRIGALALALAALCSFAPPQKPAKGETPRAAPGTTVTVEIPAVSVNVVVTDPKGNLITGLSREHFKLFDEGVEQEITNFFPDKSAVSVVLLMESSRIITSLETDFWDAVDDFARFLRPDDFCALVTFDNRPRIAVDFTQDKNEVVKEARSRIFFKGFRDSCLSDAVIFVLDRMKEVQGKKAVVLLSTGLDTFSRATYNQALERAAAADTVIYALSMGQLTRAVNDMRYSDEFRAELNMADLRLKSFARKTGGEAFMPKFVTEYPSIFRIINLLIRHQYTLAFQPTGVKADGKFHKIRVEVAADIDNDGKPDKLKAVCREGYRAPK